One window from the genome of Helicoverpa armigera isolate CAAS_96S chromosome 4, ASM3070526v1, whole genome shotgun sequence encodes:
- the LOC110384062 gene encoding nucleolar protein dao-5 isoform X1: protein MGVPSEVQTEANSIVHQFLQNVDKALAQEFLKKTKAKPRVKGLPSLTDIIQEFNKHKKPQKAAAAAESSDDDSSEDEKPQKKPVAQVNGKAAPAKKPQDSSDSDSSEDEKPKAQAKPKPAATPAKKPESSDDSDSSEDNATSKPTKQPVKPSNAAPKIVKKQESSDDDSSEDEKPKSQQKTPAKAPAPKVAPKKAESSSDSDDSSEDEKPKKPAATPAKPAIAKPTIAKKQESSDDDSSEDEKPKPQQKTPAKAPAPKVAPAKKADSSDSDDSSEDEKPKAAAKPAPKTQVKAAPAKKQESSSDDSDDSEDDKPAAKKPAQPVKTPVKPTPAKKQESSSDDSDDSEDEKPKQAAKPAAKATPAKPVAKAAPAKKQDSSSDDSSDEDAKPQAKVTKPQATPAKPKATPAKKQESSDDSDDSDEDQKVPQKALQKPQPTPVKPAIKAAAKKDSSSDSDDSSEDEKPKAVQKTPAKTPTKAPVKKASSSEDDSSDDDEPKQKATPKPAAAKKAESSDDSDDSDEDAPPAKVAKKEANDQAAENGFSSGKKRKASGGDSGGPAKKPYSNFVKEGETQEGEENEEETEGNTSGGWNQRGGRGGFNRGRGFNDRGRGGFRGRGGGDRGGRGGFNDRGGRGGRGGRGGFDRGGRGGRGGFDRGGRGGFGDRGGRGGRGGRGDRHSWGGDRGGFNKGGFNDRKSFEGGENTQNKKIVFD from the exons ATGGGGGTCCCATCAGAAGTGCAAACAGAAGCTAATTCTATAGTTCACCAATTTCTGCAAAATGTAGATAAAGCGCTTGCACAAGAGTTTCTGAAGAAAACCAAAGCG aaACCTCGTGTCAAAGGTTTGCCGTCACTCACAGATATAATTCAAGAATTTAATAAGCACAAAAAACCCCAAAAGGCAGCAGCTGCAGCAGAgag TTCTGATGATGACTCCAGTGAAGATGAGAAGCCACAAAAAAAGCCAGTTGCTCAAGTCAATGGTAAGGCTGCACCAGCTAAAAAACCACAAGACTCGTCAGACTCTGATAGCTCTGAAGATGAAAAACCCAAAGCACAA GCTAAGCCGAAACCAGCAGCTACTCCAGCCAAGAAGCCTGAATCTTCAGATGACAGTGACAGTAGTGAAGATAATGCTACATCTAAGCCAACAAAACAACCAGTGAAACCCAGTAACGCAGCacctaaaattgttaaaaagCAAGAATCATCCGATGATGATAGCAGTGAAGATGAGAAGCCCAAATCTCAACAGAAAACACCAGCTAAAGCTCCTGCTCCAAAGGTAGCACCTAAAAAGGCTGAAAGTTCATCCGACAGTGATGACAGTAGTGAAGATGAAAAGCCAAAGAAACCAGCTGCTACACCTGCTAAGCCAGCCATTGCCAAGCCCACTATTGCTAAGAAGCAAGAATCTTCTGATGATGATAGCAGTGAAGATGAGAAGCCTAAACCTCAACAGAAGACGCCAGCTAAAGCTCCTGCTCCAAAGGTAGCGCCTGCAAAGAAGGCTGATTCATCAGATAGTGATGATAGTAGCGAAGATGAAAAGCCTAAGGCCGCAGCCAAACCAGCACCTAAAACTCAAGTCAAAGCAGCACCGGCCAAAAAGCAGGAGTCTTCATCTGATGATAGCGATGACAGTGAAGATGATAAACCTGCTGCGAAGAAGCCAGCACAACCTGTGAAGACTCCTGTTAAACCAACTCCAGCTAAGAAACAAGAATCATCTTCTGATGACAGCGATGATAGTGAAGATGAAAAACCAAAACAGGCAGCTAAACCTGCTGCTAAAGCTACTCCAGCTAAACCAGTTGCTAAGGCAGCACCTGCTAAAAAGCAAGATTCGTCATCTGATGATAGCAGTGATGAAGACGCTAAACCACAGGCTAAGGTAACAAAACCCCAAGCAACGCCTGCTAAACCTAAAGCAACACCAGCTAAAAAACAAGAATCTTCAGATGATAGTgatgacagcgatgaggatcaAAAAGTGCCACAGAAGGCCCTCCAGAAACCTCAGCCTACACCAGTGAAACCAGCTATTAAGGCTGCTGCTAAGAAAGATTCTTCTTCTGACAGTGATGACAGCAGTGAGGATGAAAAACCAAAAGCAGTACAGAAAACCCCAGCAAAGACTCCTACTAAAGCACCAGTCAAAAAAGCATCTTCTTCAGAGGATGATTcaagtgatgatgatgagccAAAACAGAAAGCAACACCTAAGCCTGCTGCAGCCAAGAAAGCAGAGTCTTCTGATGACAGTGATGATAGTGATGAAGATGCTCCTCCTGCTAAAGTGGCAAAGAAAGAAGCTAATGATCAG GCAGCAGAAAATGGTTTCTCATCAGGCAAGAAGAGGAAAGCATCAGGTGGAGACTCAGGTGGACCTGCCAAGAAACCCTACAGCAATTTCGTAAAG GAGGGTGAAACCCAAGAAGGTGAAGAAAATGAAGAGGAAACTGAAGGCAATACTTCTGGCGGCTGGAACCAACGTGGGGGACGTGGAGGATTTAATCGGGGGCGCGGTTTCAATGATAGGGGTAGAGGAGGATTCAGAGGCCGTGGAGGAGGTGATAGAGGAGGCCGCGGAGGGTTCAATGACCGCGGGGGACGGGGTGGTAGAGGCGGTCGCGGTGGTTTCGACAGGGGAGGTCGCGGTGGCAGGGGTGGGTTCGACAGAGGGGGCAGGGGTGGATTTGGCGATCGTGGAGGACGTGGGGGTCGTGGAGGCCGCGGAGATCGCCACTCGTGGGGTGGAGACAGGGGAGGATTCAACAAAGGAGGTTTCAATGACAGAAAAAGTTTTGAGGGAGGAGAGAATACTCAAAACAAGAAAATAGTATTTGATTAA
- the LOC110384062 gene encoding nucleolar protein dao-5 isoform X2 has translation MGVPSEVQTEANSIVHQFLQNVDKALAQEFLKKTKAKPRVKGLPSLTDIIQEFNKHKKPQKAAAAAESSDDDSSEDEKPQKKPVAQVNGKAAPAKKPQDSSDSDSSEDEKPKAQAKPKPAATPAKKPESSDDSDSSEDNATSKPTKQPVKPSNAAPKIVKKQESSDDDSSEDEKPKSQQKTPAKAPAPKVAPKKAESSSDSDDSSEDEKPKKPAATPAKPAIAKPTIAKKQESSDDDSSEDEKPKPQQKTPAKAPAPKVAPAKKADSSDSDDSSEDEKPKAAAKPAPKTQVKAAPAKKQESSSDDSDDSEDDKPAAKKPAQPVKTPVKPTPAKKQESSSDDSDDSEDEKPKQAAKPAAKATPAKPVAKAAPAKKQDSSSDDSSDEDAKPQAKVTKPQATPAKPKATPAKKQESSDDSDDSDEDQKVPQKALQKPQPTPVKPAIKAAAKKDSSSDSDDSSEDEKPKAVQKTPAKTPTKAPVKKASSSEDDSSDDDEPKQKATPKPAAAKKAESSDDSDDSDEDAPPAKVAKKEANDQAAENGFSSGKKRKASGGDSGGPAKKPYSNFVKGTVTVSTPKEKDNGVNKPAPFRRVASQPVEVDPRLKDNSFDAKSGSRGSWGERANQDLKHTRGKSFKHEKTKKKRGSYRGGAIDTGVHSIKFED, from the exons ATGGGGGTCCCATCAGAAGTGCAAACAGAAGCTAATTCTATAGTTCACCAATTTCTGCAAAATGTAGATAAAGCGCTTGCACAAGAGTTTCTGAAGAAAACCAAAGCG aaACCTCGTGTCAAAGGTTTGCCGTCACTCACAGATATAATTCAAGAATTTAATAAGCACAAAAAACCCCAAAAGGCAGCAGCTGCAGCAGAgag TTCTGATGATGACTCCAGTGAAGATGAGAAGCCACAAAAAAAGCCAGTTGCTCAAGTCAATGGTAAGGCTGCACCAGCTAAAAAACCACAAGACTCGTCAGACTCTGATAGCTCTGAAGATGAAAAACCCAAAGCACAA GCTAAGCCGAAACCAGCAGCTACTCCAGCCAAGAAGCCTGAATCTTCAGATGACAGTGACAGTAGTGAAGATAATGCTACATCTAAGCCAACAAAACAACCAGTGAAACCCAGTAACGCAGCacctaaaattgttaaaaagCAAGAATCATCCGATGATGATAGCAGTGAAGATGAGAAGCCCAAATCTCAACAGAAAACACCAGCTAAAGCTCCTGCTCCAAAGGTAGCACCTAAAAAGGCTGAAAGTTCATCCGACAGTGATGACAGTAGTGAAGATGAAAAGCCAAAGAAACCAGCTGCTACACCTGCTAAGCCAGCCATTGCCAAGCCCACTATTGCTAAGAAGCAAGAATCTTCTGATGATGATAGCAGTGAAGATGAGAAGCCTAAACCTCAACAGAAGACGCCAGCTAAAGCTCCTGCTCCAAAGGTAGCGCCTGCAAAGAAGGCTGATTCATCAGATAGTGATGATAGTAGCGAAGATGAAAAGCCTAAGGCCGCAGCCAAACCAGCACCTAAAACTCAAGTCAAAGCAGCACCGGCCAAAAAGCAGGAGTCTTCATCTGATGATAGCGATGACAGTGAAGATGATAAACCTGCTGCGAAGAAGCCAGCACAACCTGTGAAGACTCCTGTTAAACCAACTCCAGCTAAGAAACAAGAATCATCTTCTGATGACAGCGATGATAGTGAAGATGAAAAACCAAAACAGGCAGCTAAACCTGCTGCTAAAGCTACTCCAGCTAAACCAGTTGCTAAGGCAGCACCTGCTAAAAAGCAAGATTCGTCATCTGATGATAGCAGTGATGAAGACGCTAAACCACAGGCTAAGGTAACAAAACCCCAAGCAACGCCTGCTAAACCTAAAGCAACACCAGCTAAAAAACAAGAATCTTCAGATGATAGTgatgacagcgatgaggatcaAAAAGTGCCACAGAAGGCCCTCCAGAAACCTCAGCCTACACCAGTGAAACCAGCTATTAAGGCTGCTGCTAAGAAAGATTCTTCTTCTGACAGTGATGACAGCAGTGAGGATGAAAAACCAAAAGCAGTACAGAAAACCCCAGCAAAGACTCCTACTAAAGCACCAGTCAAAAAAGCATCTTCTTCAGAGGATGATTcaagtgatgatgatgagccAAAACAGAAAGCAACACCTAAGCCTGCTGCAGCCAAGAAAGCAGAGTCTTCTGATGACAGTGATGATAGTGATGAAGATGCTCCTCCTGCTAAAGTGGCAAAGAAAGAAGCTAATGATCAG GCAGCAGAAAATGGTTTCTCATCAGGCAAGAAGAGGAAAGCATCAGGTGGAGACTCAGGTGGACCTGCCAAGAAACCCTACAGCAATTTCGTAAAG gGTACAGTTACTGTATCTACTCCCAAAGAAAAAGATAATGGAGTGAATAAGCCAGCTCCCTTCCGCCGAGTGGCGTCGCAACCTGTAGAAGTGGACCCTAGACTTAAGGATAACTCATTCGACGCCAAG agtgGTTCACGTGGTTCATGGGGTGAGCGTGCTAATCAAGACTTGAAACATACTCGTGGCAAGTCATTCAAGCATGAGAAGACTAAGAAAAAAAGGGGCTCCTATCGCGGAGGCGCGATTGATACAGGTGTCCACTCCATAAAATTTGAAGACTAG